Proteins found in one Candidatus Tisiphia endosymbiont of Beris chalybata genomic segment:
- a CDS encoding transposase encodes MHQILLQELILYIDGNKSRLKCLSGMIISLITGGSIDPKGLALGISGDAKASSKIHRIYRLLKEFTFDYMKVASLLLSLFGVGNYVVAMDRTNWKFGKTDINILFLVIVIGKISVPIYWHSLSHGGACSKEFMEEFLQKFIDNFGVEKIKYLLADREFMNKEWLNFLIDNHIRFAIPLRTDHQIRLEKGLKTLTIGKIDLLHNLI; translated from the coding sequence ATGCACCAAATACTACTTCAAGAATTGATTTTATATATAGACGGAAATAAATCAAGATTAAAATGTTTGTCTGGGATGATAATCAGTTTAATAACTGGAGGTTCTATCGACCCAAAGGGTTTAGCGCTTGGTATTTCAGGTGATGCTAAAGCATCGTCAAAAATCCATAGGATTTATCGATTGTTAAAAGAATTTACTTTTGATTATATGAAGGTTGCATCATTACTGTTAAGCTTGTTCGGTGTAGGAAATTATGTTGTAGCAATGGATCGAACAAATTGGAAATTTGGTAAAACAGATATTAATATTTTGTTTTTAGTAATTGTAATTGGTAAGATATCAGTGCCAATATATTGGCATTCTTTATCGCATGGTGGAGCTTGTTCTAAAGAATTTATGGAAGAATTTTTGCAGAAGTTTATTGACAATTTTGGGGTTGAAAAAATAAAATATTTACTTGCTGATCGAGAATTTATGAATAAAGAATGGTTAAATTTCTTAATAGATAATCATATAAGATTTGCTATTCCCCTAAGAACGGATCACCAAATTCGTCTTGAGAAAGGTTTAAAAACTTTAACGATTGGAAAAATAGACCTCTTGCATAACCTAATCTAA
- a CDS encoding transposase, producing the protein MQEVYLIINNKGEIMAVKITKGNRSDISTVLSMTQGLEGKLFGDKAYISKEIFNKLFAKSLRLFTSIRKDMTKHLLGIEDKVPLKNRALIESVFNVLKNCMNLEHSRNRSPVNFLIHILACVVGYAIKKLSLKLVTSANPPLFLS; encoded by the coding sequence ATGCAAGAGGTCTATTTAATTATTAACAATAAAGGAGAGATAATGGCAGTTAAAATTACTAAAGGAAATAGAAGTGATATCTCTACTGTTTTGTCTATGACTCAAGGGTTAGAAGGTAAATTATTTGGTGATAAGGCTTATATATCAAAGGAGATATTTAACAAACTTTTTGCTAAAAGCTTACGTTTATTTACCAGTATTCGCAAAGATATGACAAAACATTTACTTGGAATAGAAGATAAAGTACCGTTAAAGAACAGAGCTCTAATTGAGTCAGTATTTAATGTACTCAAAAATTGCATGAATCTAGAGCATTCAAGAAATAGATCACCTGTTAATTTTCTAATCCATATTTTGGCTTGTGTGGTAGGATATGCTATTAAAAAACTTAGCTTGAAATTAGTTACTTCTGCTAATCCTCCTTTGTTCTTATCCTAA
- a CDS encoding palindromic element RPE1 domain-containing protein, with protein sequence MHNLKIIEEFLGETKSSTAAYIDVREEQRGVSTTKLPIRLGYARGLICLSYYI encoded by the coding sequence TTGCATAACCTAAAGATAATTGAAGAATTTTTAGGAGAAACGAAGTCGAGTACCGCAGCGTACATAGACGTACGTGAGGAACAGAGAGGAGTTTCGACGACAAAATTACCAATTAGATTAGGTTATGCAAGAGGTCTAATATGTCTTTCTTACTATATTTAG
- a CDS encoding transposase DNA-binding-containing protein yields the protein MERWVEEGLDSIDLGDARLNERSKEILGAFFGKHSA from the coding sequence ATGGAGCGGTGGGTAGAAGAGGGATTAGATTCTATTGATTTAGGAGATGCGAGGTTAAATGAGCGTTCTAAGGAGATACTGGGAGCATTTTTTGGTAAGCATAGTGCCTAG
- a CDS encoding IS4 family transposase: MLLHPTIAFNKSGVCLGVLDNKSFIRDELQGKKARSIAKAIEEKESIRWIESYRLTNKIAGNYKDKLFINIADREGDFYEFLSEYKLGESAAHIIVRAKSDRLLSGNEPDETRKLFGYLRQQRASSKVIFQLCAIDKKRKDRTVVQTIKFCRIKLDPPRKVKKLNELGFLEINAILCTEENPPQGEMPVEWLLFTTLDIDKDSTVLEIVKYYQLRWQIEIYFKILKSGCKIEELQLENIARLKNAISIDLLHNLI, from the coding sequence TTGTTATTACATCCTACTATTGCTTTTAACAAGAGCGGGGTTTGTCTTGGCGTGCTTGATAATAAAAGCTTTATTAGAGATGAATTACAGGGGAAGAAAGCAAGGAGCATAGCTAAAGCTATAGAAGAGAAAGAGTCCATAAGATGGATAGAGAGTTATAGATTAACTAATAAAATAGCTGGGAACTATAAGGATAAATTATTCATCAATATAGCTGATAGGGAGGGAGATTTTTATGAGTTTTTAAGTGAATATAAATTAGGGGAATCTGCTGCCCATATTATTGTTAGAGCTAAAAGTGACAGGTTATTAAGCGGGAATGAGCCTGATGAGACAAGGAAATTATTTGGTTATTTAAGACAGCAAAGAGCAAGCTCTAAGGTTATATTTCAGCTCTGTGCAATAGATAAAAAAAGAAAAGACAGAACGGTAGTCCAAACTATTAAATTTTGTAGAATAAAGCTGGATCCCCCGCGTAAAGTCAAGAAGCTCAATGAGCTAGGGTTCCTAGAAATTAATGCCATATTATGCACAGAAGAAAACCCACCTCAAGGTGAGATGCCGGTGGAATGGCTGCTATTTACTACGCTTGATATAGATAAGGATTCTACGGTATTAGAGATAGTAAAATATTACCAGTTAAGATGGCAAATTGAGATATATTTTAAGATATTAAAAAGTGGTTGTAAGATAGAAGAATTACAGCTAGAGAATATCGCTCGGCTAAAGAATGCCATATCAATAGACCTCTTGCATAACCTAATCTAA
- a CDS encoding NAD+ synthase, translated as MKILVAQLKPKIGDLEYNIKLITKYYNIALSQNLDVLLLPELITTGYLCEDLFLHRAFINDVQAYVTELIQITKKTVLLLPTVIYKNAGLYNGVLAVQHGICIGSTTKKYLPNYGVFDEKRYFLEGSPEIIEINGIKVGVVICEDFWCSEVSKELKSKGAEIILVPNASPYEKDKFNIRIQKAEQCFKDNNLPIIYCNQIGGYDGIIFDGNSFIYQDGLKHVLGSFIEDTCIVNIDFHPALAPSINLIPVENGNQTEAKFTSKVLPYAPLAEAEQMYSAIILGFREYVINNGFNSVLLGISGGIDSALVSVIASDSLGASNVTLVMLPSEFTSKESIEDAEQVAQNLGAVYQSISIIDMLKAAKNTINNISSIAYENLQARIRGTILMSIANSTNSLLVATSNKSESATGYATLYGDMCGGFSPIKDLYKTELYKIARFRNKNLPRLIDIKTPVIDIIPLRIFSKPPSAELSHNQKDSDSLPEYELLDQILNLHIEHNLGMNEIVKLGFDSNIVKKIVLLVKNSEFKRRQSAVGIKLTSCSFEKERRYPITNDYKVGEGK; from the coding sequence ATGAAAATATTAGTTGCACAACTTAAGCCTAAAATTGGTGATTTAGAATATAATATTAAGCTAATAACCAAATATTATAACATAGCGCTTAGTCAAAATTTGGATGTATTGTTACTGCCTGAATTAATTACTACTGGTTATTTATGTGAGGATTTATTCTTACATCGTGCATTTATTAATGACGTACAAGCATATGTTACTGAACTTATACAAATTACTAAAAAAACAGTACTGTTACTGCCTACTGTGATTTATAAAAATGCCGGCTTGTATAATGGAGTATTAGCCGTGCAACATGGTATTTGTATTGGTTCCACTACCAAAAAATATTTGCCAAATTATGGAGTATTTGATGAGAAAAGGTACTTTTTAGAAGGCTCACCAGAAATAATCGAAATTAATGGGATTAAGGTAGGAGTAGTAATTTGTGAAGATTTTTGGTGTTCAGAGGTGTCTAAGGAGCTCAAATCTAAAGGAGCTGAAATAATATTAGTGCCAAATGCTTCTCCTTATGAAAAGGATAAATTCAATATTAGAATTCAAAAAGCTGAGCAATGTTTTAAAGATAATAATTTACCAATTATATATTGTAATCAAATAGGGGGATATGATGGTATAATTTTTGATGGCAATAGTTTTATTTATCAGGATGGGCTTAAGCATGTATTAGGTTCTTTTATTGAAGATACTTGTATTGTTAATATAGATTTTCATCCAGCTTTAGCGCCAAGCATAAATTTGATCCCTGTAGAGAACGGGAACCAAACGGAAGCTAAGTTTACTTCAAAAGTCTTGCCTTATGCTCCTTTAGCGGAAGCAGAGCAAATGTATAGTGCAATAATTTTAGGGTTTAGGGAGTATGTTATCAATAATGGCTTTAATTCAGTATTACTAGGAATATCTGGCGGGATAGATTCAGCTTTGGTAAGTGTTATTGCCTCAGATAGTTTGGGGGCAAGTAATGTGACATTAGTGATGTTACCTTCTGAATTTACCAGCAAGGAGAGTATAGAAGATGCTGAGCAGGTGGCTCAGAACTTAGGGGCAGTATACCAATCTATATCAATAATTGATATGCTGAAAGCAGCCAAGAACACTATTAATAATATTTCCTCTATAGCTTATGAAAATTTGCAAGCAAGAATTAGAGGTACTATCCTTATGAGTATTGCTAATTCTACTAATAGCTTATTGGTGGCTACTAGTAATAAAAGTGAGAGTGCTACTGGATATGCTACGTTATATGGGGATATGTGTGGCGGATTTAGTCCAATTAAGGATTTATATAAAACAGAACTTTATAAAATAGCAAGATTTCGCAACAAAAATCTCCCCCGCTTAATTGATATTAAGACTCCCGTAATTGATATAATACCCTTGCGAATATTTAGTAAACCTCCTTCGGCAGAATTATCTCATAATCAAAAAGATAGTGATTCATTGCCAGAGTATGAATTACTTGATCAAATTTTAAATTTACATATAGAGCATAATCTAGGAATGAATGAGATCGTAAAACTAGGGTTTGATAGTAATATAGTAAAAAAAATAGTGTTATTAGTAAAAAATTCTGAATTTAAACGAAGGCAATCGGCAGTAGGAATTAAATTAACTAGTTGCAGTTTCGAGAAAGAAAGACGCTACCCTATCACCAATGACTATAAGGTAGGGGAAGGAAAATAA
- a CDS encoding MFS transporter codes for MNRIASLHKPLFLWFFASLFFAFQFILRLSVGILREEIMQKFSIDTIAFGTLAGYYYLGYAGMQLPIGIMLDKFNFRIVTFLSILLTSLGTLAFINSASFNYLLISRLMIGAGSAVGFLSVAKIITAYFPLKYQALMIGFSFTFGLVGAVFGLTPMKILFTAFGYQNTFYSLSVVGLAIGIMILLIKDVGDNQGKSTVTTTNVSIGKLLFNPTIILIGIAGGLMVGALEGFADLWAIPFFKQIYSMDDIESSLATSFVYTGMCFGGPILAMISNLVKSSNLVIIMSGLMMIIIFIILLYAPSLGFYTTCLLMLLLGIFCCYQVLIFSVVSRLVSIQSAGLAIAIANCINMVFGYFFHKLMSHAITYQWDGSIDEAGLAIYSRYDFTAAISTIPVCCFIGILIFLYLFSKVKVNSSKNTSL; via the coding sequence GTGAATAGAATTGCCTCTTTACATAAGCCACTTTTTTTATGGTTCTTTGCTAGCTTATTTTTTGCCTTCCAATTTATATTAAGGCTTTCTGTGGGTATTCTTAGAGAAGAAATTATGCAAAAATTTTCTATTGATACTATAGCATTTGGTACTCTTGCGGGATATTATTACCTGGGTTATGCAGGAATGCAATTACCTATTGGTATAATGTTAGATAAATTTAATTTCAGAATTGTTACTTTTTTATCTATTCTACTTACTTCACTGGGGACTTTAGCTTTTATTAATAGTGCTAGTTTTAATTATTTATTAATTAGTAGATTAATGATTGGGGCTGGTTCTGCTGTAGGTTTTTTATCAGTAGCTAAAATTATTACAGCTTATTTCCCATTAAAATATCAAGCGTTAATGATAGGTTTTTCTTTTACTTTTGGCTTAGTGGGGGCAGTATTTGGGTTGACTCCAATGAAAATCTTATTTACTGCCTTTGGTTATCAAAATACCTTTTATAGTTTATCTGTAGTGGGGCTTGCTATTGGCATAATGATCCTACTAATCAAAGATGTAGGTGATAACCAAGGTAAGTCTACTGTTACTACTACTAATGTTTCTATAGGGAAACTCTTATTTAATCCTACCATCATATTGATTGGGATCGCCGGTGGATTAATGGTAGGAGCATTAGAAGGATTTGCAGATCTATGGGCTATCCCCTTCTTTAAACAAATTTATAGTATGGATGACATAGAAAGCAGCTTAGCCACCTCCTTTGTATATACTGGCATGTGTTTTGGCGGACCAATACTTGCGATGATATCAAATTTAGTCAAATCATCTAATTTAGTCATAATAATGAGCGGGTTAATGATGATAATTATTTTTATTATTTTATTATATGCCCCTTCATTAGGATTTTATACTACATGCTTACTCATGTTGCTATTAGGGATATTTTGTTGCTATCAAGTACTTATTTTCAGCGTTGTTAGCAGATTAGTTAGTATCCAATCTGCAGGTCTTGCAATTGCTATAGCTAACTGTATAAATATGGTATTTGGATATTTTTTCCATAAACTTATGAGCCATGCAATAACCTACCAATGGGATGGTAGCATAGACGAGGCAGGACTAGCTATTTATAGCCGTTATGATTTTACTGCCGCAATTTCTACTATACCTGTTTGTTGTTTTATTGGGATCTTAATATTTTTATATTTATTCTCCAAAGTTAAAGTCAATAGCTCTAAAAATACTAGCTTATAG
- the leuS gene encoding leucine--tRNA ligase encodes MKDIEKKWQKIWHEEKAFATINDSNKPKYYVLEMLPYPSGKIHVGHLRNYSIGDCTARFMKAQGYNVLHPMGWDAFGLPAENAAINNNSHPKEWTYNNIDTMRNQLQSIGFSYDWSREVTTCAPEYYKHEQKFFLELYERGLAYQKESLVNWDPVDQTVLANEQVIDGRGWRSGALIEKRYLKQWFLKITNYAEELLNEIPKLTHWPDSVKAMQEKWIGKSEGSNFNWAIKDSPHIIEVFSTRPETVFGASFLAIAYNHPIVDQLIDKNDDILSFIQQCTNLHNNLAVEKAEKDGVFTNLSVIHPFNPSITLPVIITNFVLMDYGTGAIFGCPAHDERDHELAIKLQLPIKPVVLPQNVDLGMGTNILLSNDFAARRDGAKPIDNRRALSNDACQSLSAEYDSSLLPYTGDGIMINSDFLDNLDLREARTKVIKEFEDRSIGKRITNYRLKDWGVSRQRFWGCPIPIIYCSLCGIVPVPAAHLPVTLPEDIKFGGQGNPLDLHPTWKHTICPTCQKAALRETDTFDTFFESSWYFTRYCDNSAPNITNKNSCDYWLPVDQYIGGVEHAVMHLLYARFFTKIMQEQGHLSVREPFTSLLTQGMVLHATYRDAENNWFYPDEIVKHSDKLIHKKTGKEVFQGRVEKMSKSKKNVVDLETILANHSADSVRLFVLSDSPPEKDCECSATGLEGCSRFLNKLVGMAEAMVHAQNYSSCLPEIKSSKLLKLTHATIKYVTEEIREFKLNKAIARLRELFNALSEEYARETKKDIRNVKEGFVILIRLFNPFIPHITEEIWQKLGNKERLYQTAWPSFDEAFLEEEFYIMAIQINGKLRATHEFHNLTTEDEIKNVTLQLEPLKKYLENNPPKNIIIIPKKIVNIVT; translated from the coding sequence ATGAAAGATATTGAAAAGAAGTGGCAAAAAATTTGGCATGAAGAAAAAGCTTTCGCCACAATCAACGACAGTAATAAACCTAAATATTATGTCCTTGAAATGTTGCCTTATCCTTCGGGCAAAATTCATGTTGGGCATTTACGGAATTACTCAATAGGGGATTGTACTGCGCGCTTTATGAAAGCGCAAGGCTATAACGTACTGCATCCTATGGGGTGGGATGCTTTTGGATTGCCAGCAGAAAATGCCGCTATCAATAATAATTCTCACCCTAAAGAATGGACTTATAATAATATTGATACTATGAGAAATCAATTACAATCAATTGGTTTTTCCTATGATTGGTCACGAGAGGTCACTACTTGTGCTCCCGAATATTATAAACATGAACAAAAATTCTTTTTAGAGTTGTATGAAAGGGGATTAGCTTATCAGAAAGAATCCTTAGTTAATTGGGATCCTGTGGATCAAACTGTTCTAGCGAATGAGCAAGTAATTGATGGACGCGGATGGCGTTCTGGTGCTTTAATTGAAAAGCGATACTTAAAGCAATGGTTCCTAAAAATTACTAACTATGCTGAAGAATTATTAAATGAAATTCCAAAACTGACCCATTGGCCTGATTCAGTGAAAGCTATGCAGGAAAAATGGATAGGCAAATCTGAGGGAAGCAACTTTAATTGGGCTATCAAAGATAGCCCTCATATTATTGAAGTATTTTCCACAAGACCAGAGACAGTGTTTGGGGCCAGCTTTCTAGCTATAGCTTATAACCACCCTATAGTTGATCAATTAATAGATAAAAATGATGATATTCTCTCTTTTATCCAACAATGTACTAATTTACATAATAATCTCGCAGTAGAAAAAGCTGAAAAAGATGGGGTGTTTACTAATCTCTCTGTTATCCACCCTTTTAACCCCAGTATTACGCTACCGGTTATTATAACCAATTTTGTTCTTATGGATTATGGGACAGGGGCTATTTTTGGTTGCCCCGCTCATGATGAAAGGGATCATGAATTAGCTATTAAACTGCAATTACCAATCAAACCAGTGGTGCTACCTCAAAACGTTGATTTAGGAATGGGGACAAATATACTCCTCTCAAATGATTTTGCCGCTAGGCGCGATGGAGCAAAGCCTATAGATAATAGGCGAGCATTGAGCAACGACGCATGTCAATCCCTATCAGCGGAGTACGATTCTTCTCTTTTACCTTACACTGGTGATGGAATAATGATTAATTCAGATTTTCTGGATAATTTAGATCTTCGAGAGGCTAGAACAAAAGTGATCAAAGAATTTGAAGACCGTAGTATAGGCAAGCGTATTACCAACTATCGCTTGAAAGATTGGGGAGTTTCGAGACAAAGATTTTGGGGCTGCCCTATTCCAATAATATATTGTTCGCTTTGTGGTATTGTGCCTGTACCAGCGGCTCATTTACCCGTTACTCTTCCAGAAGATATTAAATTTGGGGGGCAGGGTAACCCACTTGATTTACACCCTACTTGGAAACATACTATTTGTCCCACCTGCCAAAAAGCGGCCCTTCGTGAAACTGATACATTTGATACTTTTTTTGAGTCTTCCTGGTATTTTACCCGCTATTGTGACAACTCTGCTCCTAATATAACTAATAAAAATTCTTGTGATTATTGGTTGCCGGTCGATCAGTATATTGGAGGGGTAGAGCATGCGGTAATGCACCTTCTATACGCAAGGTTCTTCACTAAAATCATGCAGGAACAAGGTCATCTTAGCGTTCGTGAACCTTTTACCAGTTTATTAACTCAAGGTATGGTCCTCCATGCTACTTATAGGGATGCTGAAAATAACTGGTTTTATCCTGACGAAATAGTAAAGCATTCAGATAAGCTGATACATAAAAAAACGGGCAAGGAAGTCTTTCAAGGCCGCGTAGAAAAAATGAGTAAATCTAAAAAGAATGTAGTAGATTTAGAAACAATATTAGCAAACCACTCTGCGGACTCTGTAAGATTATTTGTCTTATCAGATAGCCCTCCGGAAAAGGATTGTGAATGCTCCGCTACTGGTCTTGAAGGATGTAGCCGCTTTTTAAATAAGCTCGTTGGTATGGCAGAAGCGATGGTTCATGCACAGAATTACTCGAGTTGTTTACCAGAAATTAAGTCAAGTAAATTACTAAAGCTTACTCATGCCACTATTAAATATGTTACTGAAGAAATTAGGGAGTTTAAATTAAATAAAGCTATAGCAAGATTACGTGAATTATTTAATGCGTTATCAGAGGAATATGCTAGAGAAACGAAAAAGGATATTAGGAATGTTAAAGAAGGTTTTGTTATCTTAATTAGGTTATTCAACCCATTTATCCCCCATATCACTGAAGAAATTTGGCAAAAATTAGGGAATAAAGAAAGGTTATATCAAACAGCTTGGCCTTCATTTGATGAGGCATTTTTAGAAGAAGAATTTTATATAATGGCCATCCAAATTAATGGTAAATTAAGGGCTACTCATGAATTTCATAATTTAACTACTGAAGACGAAATTAAGAATGTTACCTTACAGCTAGAGCCATTAAAAAAATACTTAGAAAATAATCCTCCAAAGAATATTATTATCATCCCAAAAAAAATAGTAAACATAGTAACCTAA
- a CDS encoding PD-(D/E)XK nuclease family protein, whose product MNLYRVNPSSPFLEILANFILDNFVTKNSINNLKVILPNGIACLNLQEILVKKQTLAILPKIIPVANIMAEGEEIFKIPPANLEAISFLQEKIILTEIIQNYPKLKFTTQQALQFCPIITELFYVLACHHLSIEDVNIIEQKNLSSHWDSIYEFLQYTYHAWNEKLIFLRKQDRVKWHITMLEAEIARLKHPNCSLIAAGIVGDDLILWKFLKDIASSPRGFIILSPIDNIPDFLFNAPGKAEEDCLYNFKKLLGFLGRNLSDCQLLGAAPPHDTILNKLIIESNEQKFNESNVQSLTSIKYIELEDIFEEAEQIAWLCKQDTSKKIAIIVESPLTKSFYCNFLTKYSLEFQDLLGNNLSQTLTSSLIVTITEILCNNFDLKQLFFLLKNPLINSRLVQELELLIKGKNRFILSQEQLLAVIESSNNKELIDWGGKLIKLVYQYTDNNFIKILKTSMKIAEKLYPDIWYEANALELTNFLSELVKNDGNLILENKKYFPELLKMLMKGYTYFTSNPSPPNIMLGKTEDLALLKFDLVILADFNQGRGSSYSSINKWVNEKTLQELQITVTKTKNSIYQYFFYLLLHNTEVIITRAKRQNGKSGVLPSNLLLKLAFLLGNQLIKQTSIITNNNLGIVRPDNINPTNKQDYIYSPVFPNILSATNIEMLIRNPYSFYAKTILKLRAREIIGQDPKISEFGIFIHKILEQYSTNYDDSTPDPLQLILDISDGIAQNTTLPLYTKKIWQTKFIPIAKSFIEFDEERRKHFKYIYPECRGEMSLTIAGQELKIIAVADRIEVNEKKQAVIIDYKTGTLPNKQDVELGLSPQLIIEALILREGGFGIQVAEIQQIMYVKLSSSPPYIQTIAIDLSKEELNKHQQGMLHLLEYYITNKNFSCEIDLLPYNDYEHLARIAKVI is encoded by the coding sequence ATGAATTTATATAGAGTCAACCCATCTTCACCATTTTTAGAGATATTAGCTAATTTTATTCTAGATAATTTTGTAACTAAAAATTCTATTAATAACCTTAAGGTGATATTGCCAAATGGTATAGCTTGCTTAAATTTGCAAGAGATTTTGGTTAAGAAACAGACTTTGGCAATTTTACCTAAAATTATCCCAGTTGCTAATATTATGGCTGAAGGAGAAGAAATATTTAAGATCCCCCCAGCAAATTTAGAAGCGATAAGTTTTTTGCAAGAAAAAATTATTCTAACAGAAATTATTCAAAATTATCCTAAATTAAAATTTACTACCCAACAAGCTTTGCAGTTTTGTCCTATAATTACTGAACTGTTTTATGTACTTGCTTGTCATCACTTATCCATAGAGGATGTAAACATTATCGAACAGAAAAACTTGTCAAGTCATTGGGATTCTATTTATGAGTTTCTCCAGTACACCTATCATGCATGGAATGAAAAGCTAATATTCTTACGAAAACAAGATCGGGTCAAATGGCACATAACTATGTTGGAGGCGGAGATAGCCAGGTTAAAACATCCTAACTGTAGTTTAATAGCTGCTGGGATAGTTGGGGATGACCTTATATTATGGAAATTTTTAAAAGATATTGCAAGTTCCCCCAGAGGTTTTATAATTTTATCCCCTATTGATAATATACCAGATTTCTTGTTTAACGCACCAGGGAAAGCAGAAGAAGATTGTTTATATAATTTTAAAAAACTATTAGGATTTTTGGGACGTAATTTATCTGATTGTCAGCTTCTAGGAGCTGCTCCCCCCCATGACACTATTTTAAATAAATTAATTATAGAAAGTAATGAGCAAAAATTTAATGAATCCAACGTACAATCTCTTACCAGTATAAAATATATTGAACTTGAGGATATTTTTGAAGAAGCAGAACAAATCGCATGGTTATGTAAGCAAGATACTAGCAAAAAAATAGCCATTATTGTAGAGAGCCCTCTTACTAAATCCTTTTATTGTAATTTTTTAACTAAATATTCTTTAGAATTTCAAGATTTATTAGGTAATAATTTATCTCAAACTTTAACTAGCTCTTTGATAGTTACTATTACCGAAATATTATGTAATAATTTTGATTTAAAACAGTTATTTTTTTTATTAAAAAATCCCTTAATTAATTCTCGATTAGTTCAAGAATTAGAACTATTAATTAAGGGGAAAAATCGATTTATTCTAAGCCAGGAGCAGTTGTTGGCAGTAATAGAAAGTTCGAATAATAAAGAATTAATAGATTGGGGTGGGAAATTAATAAAGCTAGTCTACCAATATACTGATAATAATTTTATTAAAATATTGAAAACTTCAATGAAAATTGCTGAAAAACTTTATCCTGATATTTGGTATGAAGCGAACGCTTTGGAGCTTACAAATTTTCTATCTGAGCTGGTCAAAAATGATGGTAATTTAATATTAGAAAATAAAAAATATTTTCCAGAATTGCTTAAAATGTTAATGAAGGGGTATACCTATTTTACTTCTAATCCCTCCCCTCCCAATATAATGCTCGGTAAGACAGAAGATTTAGCATTATTAAAATTTGATTTGGTAATATTAGCTGATTTCAACCAGGGGCGAGGGTCTTCTTATTCTTCAATCAATAAATGGGTTAATGAGAAGACATTACAAGAATTGCAGATTACTGTTACGAAGACCAAGAATTCTATATACCAATATTTTTTCTACTTATTGCTACATAACACAGAGGTAATAATTACTAGAGCCAAAAGACAAAATGGCAAATCGGGGGTATTACCGTCTAATTTATTACTCAAGTTGGCATTCTTGTTAGGCAATCAGTTAATTAAGCAAACCTCAATAATCACAAATAATAATCTGGGTATTGTAAGACCAGATAATATTAACCCTACAAATAAACAAGATTATATCTATAGTCCCGTTTTCCCTAATATCTTGTCGGCAACTAATATCGAGATGTTAATCCGAAATCCTTATAGTTTTTATGCTAAAACGATATTGAAATTAAGGGCTAGAGAGATAATAGGGCAAGATCCTAAAATATCTGAATTTGGTATTTTTATTCATAAGATTTTAGAACAATATTCCACAAATTATGATGACTCCACACCTGATCCGCTGCAATTGATATTAGATATAAGTGATGGCATTGCACAAAATACAACGCTGCCGCTTTATACTAAGAAAATATGGCAAACGAAGTTTATTCCTATCGCCAAATCTTTTATAGAATTTGATGAAGAGCGTAGAAAGCATTTCAAATATATTTATCCTGAATGTAGGGGAGAAATGTCTTTAACTATTGCAGGTCAAGAATTAAAAATAATAGCTGTAGCGGATAGAATAGAAGTAAATGAAAAAAAGCAAGCGGTGATTATAGATTATAAGACTGGAACTTTACCAAATAAACAAGATGTAGAGTTAGGTTTATCTCCTCAGTTAATTATTGAAGCGTTAATATTACGGGAAGGAGGTTTTGGCATACAAGTTGCAGAAATTCAGCAAATTATGTATGTCAAACTCTCAAGTTCACCACCATATATTCAAACTATAGCAATTGATTTAAGCAAAGAAGAATTAAATAAACATCAGCAAGGTATGTTGCATTTATTAGAATATTATATAACTAATAAAAACTTTTCTTGTGAAATTGATTTATTACCCTATAACGATTACGAGCATCTTGCACGTATAGCCAAAGTGATTTAG
- a CDS encoding transposase DNA-binding-containing protein yields the protein MVSIVPSINSSFKGWPEVKAAYRFFDNDNVSSDQILHPHYQASVRRIEKEEIILCVQDTTILNYSHRKQLVLVIYIIPKIKDCYYILLLLLTRAGFVLACLIIKALLEMNYRGRKQGA from the coding sequence TTGGTAAGCATAGTGCCTAGCATTAATAGTAGTTTTAAGGGCTGGCCGGAAGTAAAGGCCGCTTACAGATTTTTTGATAATGACAATGTTAGTAGTGATCAAATATTACACCCTCATTATCAAGCAAGCGTTAGAAGGATAGAAAAAGAAGAGATAATTTTATGTGTACAAGATACTACGATTTTAAATTATAGTCATCGCAAGCAGCTGGTCTTGGTCATATATATAATACCAAAGATCAAGGATTGTTATTACATCCTACTATTGCTTTTAACAAGAGCGGGGTTTGTCTTGGCGTGCTTGATAATAAAAGCTTTATTAGAGATGAATTACAGGGGAAGAAAGCAAGGAGCATAG